From Polyodon spathula isolate WHYD16114869_AA chromosome 54, ASM1765450v1, whole genome shotgun sequence, one genomic window encodes:
- the LOC121307187 gene encoding vang-like protein 2: protein MDNESQYSGYSYKSGHSRSSRKHRDRRDRHRSKSRDGSRGDKSVTIQAPGDPLLENESTRGDERDDNWGETTTVVTGTSEHSVSNEDLSRIAKDVDESAAPDCRRYLGTALSGALGLFAFLTPVAFLLLPQLLWRDDLDPCGTPCEGLYVSLAFKLLVLLIASWALFLRPPRAALPRVFVFRSLLMVLVFLFVASYWLFYGVRVLEPRERDYRGIVEYAASLVDALLFIQYLAIVLLEIRQIQPAFSVKVVRTTDGASKFYNVGHLSIQRAAVWILEQYYSDFPVYNPALLNLPKSILSKKMSGFKVYSLGEENSTNNSTGQSRAMIAAAARRRDNSHNEYYYEEAEMDRRVRKRKARLVVAVEEAFTHIKRLQAEDQKNPREVMDPREAAQAIFASMARAMQKYLRTTRQQPFHSMEGILQHLQFCISHDMTPKAFLERYLTPGPTVQYHKDNTAGRQWTLVSEEPVTSALREGVVFALKRLDFALVVTARRIPFLQVCEEFVDPKSHKFVMRLQSETSV from the exons ATGGACAACGAATCTCAGTACTCTGGGTACTCCTACAAGTCTGGACACTCCCGCAGCTCGAGGAAGCACCG GGATCGCAGGGACAGGCATCGCTCTAAGAGCCGAGATGGAAGTCGGGGTGACAAGTCTGTGACGATCCAGGCTCCAGGGGACCCCCTGCTGGAGAACGAGTCGACGAGAGGAGACGAGCGA gacGACAACTGGGGAGAGACGACCACGGTGGTGACCGGCACCTCGGAGCACAGCGTGTCCAACGAGGACCTGTCCCGCATCGCCAAGGACGTGGACGAGTCGGCAGCCCCGGACTGCAGGCGCTACCTGGGGACTGCTCTGTCTGGGGCCCTGGGCCTGTTCGCCTTCCTCACTCCCGTCgctttcctcctcctccctcagCTCCTCTGGCGGGATGACCTGGACCCTTGCGGGACCCCCTGCGAGGGTCTGTACGTTTCCCTGGCCTTCAAACTCCTGGTCCTGCTCATCGCCTCCTGGGCTCTGTTTCTCCGCCCGCCCCGGGCCGCTCTGCCCCGGGTTTTTGTCTTCCGCTCCCTCCTCATGGTGCTGGTCTTCCTCTTCGTGGCGTCCTACTGGCTGTTCTACGGCGTGCGGGTGCTGGAGCCGAGGGAGCGCGATTACCGGGGGATCGTGGAGTATGCCGCCTCCCTGGTCGACGCCTTGCTGTTTATTCAGTACCTCGCGATCGTCCTGCTGGAGATTCGGCAAATTCAGCCGGCCTTCAGCGTCAAAGTGGTGCGCACGACCGACGGGGCGAGCAAGTTTTACAATGTCGGGCACCTCAG TATCCAGCGGGCGGCCGTGTGGATTCTGGAGCAGTATTACAGTGACTTCCCCGTGTATAACCCGGCCCTGCTCAACCTCCCCAAGTCCATCCTCTCCAAAAAGATGTCCGGGTTTAAAGTCTACTCGCTGGGGGAAG AGAACAGCACCAATAACTCGACTGGTCAGTCCAGAGCGATGATCGCGGCCGCGGCTCGGAGGAGAGACAACAGCCACAACGAGTATTACTACGAGGAGGCGGAGATGGACCGCAGGGTTCGCAAACGAAAAGCCAG GCTGGTGGTGGCGGTAGAGGAAGCCTTCACCCACATCAAGCGGCTCCAGGCAGAGGATCAGAAGAACCCGCGTGAGGTCATGGACCCCCGCGAGGCGGCCCAGGCGATCTTCGCCTCCATGGCCCGGGCCATGCAGAAGTACCTTCGCACCACCAGGCAGCAACCCTTCCACAGCATGGAGGGGATCCTGCAACACCTGCAGTTCTGCATCTCCCACGACATGACGCCCAAG GCTTTCCTGGAGCGCTACCTGACTCCCGGCCCCACGGTGCAGTACCACAAAGACAACACCGCGGGGCGCCAGTGGACGCTGGTGAGCGAGGAGCCAGTGACGTCAGCGCTCCGGGAGGGGGTGGTCTTCGCTCTCAAGCGGCTCGACTTCGCCCTCGTGGTGACGGCGAGGAGGATCCCCTTCCTGCAGGTGTGCGAGGAGTTCGTGGACCCCAAGAGCCACAAGTTCGTCATGCGGCTGCAGTCGGAGACCTCCGTGTGA
- the LOC121307207 gene encoding SLAM family member 8-like isoform X2, which produces MSTHRRSLYFNYALSVCIALPGLLADSSLSPGPGVNGTVGESVVLPAGLSQQSNIDVEWRWGGKTIALSSSDLSTEFGDRLHLNRTDWSLTINRLRAEDTGEYSRVAIIATGQLPTRMITLHVYEKISSEVRRTPSNETCSATLLCTANQTKHVSYRWKRGDQDLPEHAGKLEVSLSAGETGVIFTCIASNPVSEAAASIRESCENSTMRWLSDWRIYSGIAGALLLLLLICVVVLWQKKKKKHDKAVEQTSQHQTVYAEIQRKSTQRNHVEKSSRAQQSDSLPMTVYETVNLRQAPGKSCKIVKFNQNEERSPYQQIL; this is translated from the exons ATGTCTACACACCGGAGATCGCTTTATTTCAATTACGCGCTGTCCGTTTGCATCGCGCTGCCGG GTTTGCTGGCGGACAGTTCATTATCTCCTGGCCCAGGCGTGAACGGGACTGTGGGGGAGTCCGTTGTCTTGCCCGCTGGTTTGTCTCAACAGTCAAACATTGACGTGGAATGGAGATGGGGTGGAAAAACCATTGCTCTGAGTTCTAGTGATCTATCAACTGAGTTCGGAGATAGGCTTCATCTGAACAGAACAGACTGGTCTTTAACAATCAATCGGCTCAGAGCAGAAGACACTGGAGAATATAGCCGTGTTGCCATTATAGCTACCGGTCAGCTACCAACACGCATGATTACGCTTCATGTCTATG AAAAGATCTCGTCGGAGGTGAGGAGGACACCATCGAACGAAACCTGCAGTGCAACGCTGCTGTGCACCGCGAACCAAACAAAACATGTCTCCTACCGCTGGAAGAGAGGGGACCAGGATTTACCCGAGCACGCTGGGAAGCTGGAGGTGTCCCTGAGCGCAGGAGAGACGGGTGTGATCTTCACCTGCATCGCCTCTAATCCAGTCAGCGAGGCAGCAGCATCTATCCGGGAGAGCTGTGAAA ATAGCACAATGCGGTGGCTCTCTGACTGGAGGATCTACTCTGGCATAGCTGGGGCGTTGCTGCTGCTTCTCCTCATTTGTGTTGTAGTGCTGTggcagaagaagaaaaagaaacacgATAAAG ctGTGGAACAAACTTCCCAACATCAAACTGTCTATGCAGAGATTCAGAGAAAAAGTACACAGAGGAATCAC GTTGAAAAGTCTTCAAGAGCCCAACAGAGTGACAGTCTCCCGATGACCGTTTATGAGACTGTGAATCTCAGACAG GCACCAGGAAAGTCTTGTAAAATAGTGAAATTCAACCAAAACGAGGAGCGATCACCTTATCAACAAATACTGTAG
- the LOC121307207 gene encoding SLAM family member 8-like isoform X1: MIVNDNDIYDIIVIFRYHCDFCHLCKPITRTSLLADSSLSPGPGVNGTVGESVVLPAGLSQQSNIDVEWRWGGKTIALSSSDLSTEFGDRLHLNRTDWSLTINRLRAEDTGEYSRVAIIATGQLPTRMITLHVYEKISSEVRRTPSNETCSATLLCTANQTKHVSYRWKRGDQDLPEHAGKLEVSLSAGETGVIFTCIASNPVSEAAASIRESCENSTMRWLSDWRIYSGIAGALLLLLLICVVVLWQKKKKKHDKAVEQTSQHQTVYAEIQRKSTQRNHVEKSSRAQQSDSLPMTVYETVNLRQAPGKSCKIVKFNQNEERSPYQQIL, encoded by the exons ATGATAGTTAATGATAATGATATCTACGATATCATTGTAATTTTTCGGTATCATTGTGATTTTTGTCACTTGTGTAAACCTATCACCCGAACAA GTTTGCTGGCGGACAGTTCATTATCTCCTGGCCCAGGCGTGAACGGGACTGTGGGGGAGTCCGTTGTCTTGCCCGCTGGTTTGTCTCAACAGTCAAACATTGACGTGGAATGGAGATGGGGTGGAAAAACCATTGCTCTGAGTTCTAGTGATCTATCAACTGAGTTCGGAGATAGGCTTCATCTGAACAGAACAGACTGGTCTTTAACAATCAATCGGCTCAGAGCAGAAGACACTGGAGAATATAGCCGTGTTGCCATTATAGCTACCGGTCAGCTACCAACACGCATGATTACGCTTCATGTCTATG AAAAGATCTCGTCGGAGGTGAGGAGGACACCATCGAACGAAACCTGCAGTGCAACGCTGCTGTGCACCGCGAACCAAACAAAACATGTCTCCTACCGCTGGAAGAGAGGGGACCAGGATTTACCCGAGCACGCTGGGAAGCTGGAGGTGTCCCTGAGCGCAGGAGAGACGGGTGTGATCTTCACCTGCATCGCCTCTAATCCAGTCAGCGAGGCAGCAGCATCTATCCGGGAGAGCTGTGAAA ATAGCACAATGCGGTGGCTCTCTGACTGGAGGATCTACTCTGGCATAGCTGGGGCGTTGCTGCTGCTTCTCCTCATTTGTGTTGTAGTGCTGTggcagaagaagaaaaagaaacacgATAAAG ctGTGGAACAAACTTCCCAACATCAAACTGTCTATGCAGAGATTCAGAGAAAAAGTACACAGAGGAATCAC GTTGAAAAGTCTTCAAGAGCCCAACAGAGTGACAGTCTCCCGATGACCGTTTATGAGACTGTGAATCTCAGACAG GCACCAGGAAAGTCTTGTAAAATAGTGAAATTCAACCAAAACGAGGAGCGATCACCTTATCAACAAATACTGTAG
- the LOC121307245 gene encoding SLAM family member 8-like isoform X2 — MPRIISCWTVLVTIVISGLPKRITWSIFNNDTLIATLISGSTNVALRPKFKDRLHLNRTHGSLLLTKLQMEDAMSYTVNIISSTEQCNEAVNLQITAPVEIEKTEPSGVCPFTLKCFVSNYSNLSYIWKFNIYKERGPILSVRDIPFNTEESYTCVAFNNETSSSATVTEHCDNAGNVNGNSRLYYISIFGLLLYFGSF; from the exons ATGCCACGGATCATTTCTTGCTGGACGGTACTGGTGACTATTGTCATTTCTG GGTTACCAAAAAGAATCACCTGGTCCATCTTCAACAATGACACCCTCATTGCTACATTAATATCTGGATCAACTAATGTAGCTTTGAGGCCAAAGTTCAAAGATAGGCTTCATCTGAACCGCACGCATGGATCACTTCTGTTAACAAAACTGCAGATGGAAGATGCCATGAGCTACACAGTGAATATAATTAGCAGCACAGAACAGTGCAATGAGGCAGTGAATCTACAAATTACTG CACCTGTTGAAATTGAAAAGACCGAGCCGAGCGGAGTGTGCCCGTTCACTTTGAAATGCTTCGTTTCAAACTACTCAAATTTGAGTTACATTTGGAAGtttaacatttacaaagaaaGAGGACCCATTCTGAGTGTCAGAGACATTCCTTTCAACACAGAAGAGTCCTACACCTGTGTGGCTTTCAACAACGAAACCAGTTCATCAGCTACTGTGACAGAGCACTGTGACAatgcag gaaaTGTGAATGGAAATAGTCGTCTTTATTACATCTCCATCTTTGGACTTTTATTATACTTTGGGAGTTTCTAG
- the LOC121307245 gene encoding SLAM family member 8-like isoform X1 has product MPRIISCWTVLVTIVISGLPCQAVKSVKGILNGVVLLPPCVHTGLPKRITWSIFNNDTLIATLISGSTNVALRPKFKDRLHLNRTHGSLLLTKLQMEDAMSYTVNIISSTEQCNEAVNLQITAPVEIEKTEPSGVCPFTLKCFVSNYSNLSYIWKFNIYKERGPILSVRDIPFNTEESYTCVAFNNETSSSATVTEHCDNAGNVNGNSRLYYISIFGLLLYFGSF; this is encoded by the exons ATGCCACGGATCATTTCTTGCTGGACGGTACTGGTGACTATTGTCATTTCTG GTCTTCCCTGTCAGGCCGTCAAATCAGTTAAGGGTATTTTGAACGGCGTAGTCCTCTTACCCCCTTGTGTGCATACAGGGTTACCAAAAAGAATCACCTGGTCCATCTTCAACAATGACACCCTCATTGCTACATTAATATCTGGATCAACTAATGTAGCTTTGAGGCCAAAGTTCAAAGATAGGCTTCATCTGAACCGCACGCATGGATCACTTCTGTTAACAAAACTGCAGATGGAAGATGCCATGAGCTACACAGTGAATATAATTAGCAGCACAGAACAGTGCAATGAGGCAGTGAATCTACAAATTACTG CACCTGTTGAAATTGAAAAGACCGAGCCGAGCGGAGTGTGCCCGTTCACTTTGAAATGCTTCGTTTCAAACTACTCAAATTTGAGTTACATTTGGAAGtttaacatttacaaagaaaGAGGACCCATTCTGAGTGTCAGAGACATTCCTTTCAACACAGAAGAGTCCTACACCTGTGTGGCTTTCAACAACGAAACCAGTTCATCAGCTACTGTGACAGAGCACTGTGACAatgcag gaaaTGTGAATGGAAATAGTCGTCTTTATTACATCTCCATCTTTGGACTTTTATTATACTTTGGGAGTTTCTAG